In a single window of the Flavobacterium ammoniigenes genome:
- the topA gene encoding type I DNA topoisomerase, whose product MAKNLVIVESPAKAKTIEKFLGSDFQVESSYGHIADLPSKEIGVDVENGFKPKYEVSADKKALVSKLKTLSKNAEMVWLASDEDREGEAISWHLSEELKLDKKKTKRIVFHEITKTAILKAIDNPREIDYNLVNAQQARRVLDRLVGYELSPVLWRKVKGGLSAGRVQSVSVRLIVEREREIQNFKPVASYSVTAEFTNEAGKTVKAKLPKNFNTKKEAEDFLNKNIGSTYKVGELETKPTKKSPTGPFTTSTLQQEAARKLYFPVGITMQLAQRLYEAGLITYMRTDSVNLSKEAMEAAQAEIIKSYGKEFSKPRTFTNKSKGAQEAHEAIRPTDMSRHTVNIDRDQARLYDLIWKRTLASQMSDAELERTNVKIEADNHSEVFTASGEVLLFEGFLKVYLEGNDEDDEEQEGMLPALKVNERLDNNFITATERYSRPAARYTEASLVKKLEELGIGRPSTYAPTISTIINRNYVEKGNLDGQERKYTQLILQSGKLAEKVLKENTGSDKGKLVPTDIGTIVTDFLVKNFGAILDYNFTAKVEQDFDEIAEGNIEWAKMMQEFYDKFHPNVKDVEANADRESGERILGTDPATGKPVSVRLGKFGPMAQIGDAEDEDKKFASLKIDQNIGNISLEDALNLFLLPKNLGLYKGEEVEVSNGRYGPYVRHGAAFISLPKGEDPLDVSMERAQELIDEKAQADAPIAIYKGLGVQKGVGRFGAFIKWDGLFINVSKKYNFDNLSQEDIEELIEDKLQKNIDKVIHNWSEEGIIVEKARWGRSVITKGKIKIELSKDVDASKLTLEAVQELIAKKTPAKKAPAKKATAKKTTTKKTTAKKK is encoded by the coding sequence ATGGCAAAGAATTTAGTTATAGTGGAATCACCTGCAAAGGCTAAGACAATCGAAAAATTTTTAGGAAGTGACTTTCAAGTTGAATCAAGTTATGGCCATATTGCCGACTTGCCTTCCAAAGAAATTGGAGTAGATGTTGAAAATGGTTTCAAACCTAAATATGAAGTTTCTGCCGACAAAAAAGCGCTGGTTAGTAAACTAAAAACCTTATCCAAAAATGCCGAAATGGTTTGGTTGGCTTCCGATGAGGACCGTGAGGGAGAAGCCATTTCTTGGCACTTATCCGAAGAATTAAAATTAGACAAAAAGAAAACAAAACGTATAGTTTTTCACGAAATTACAAAAACAGCTATTCTTAAAGCGATTGACAATCCTCGCGAAATTGACTATAATTTAGTCAATGCGCAACAAGCACGTCGAGTTTTAGACCGTTTAGTAGGGTATGAATTGTCGCCAGTTTTATGGAGAAAAGTAAAAGGCGGACTTTCAGCAGGTCGTGTACAATCGGTTTCGGTTCGTTTGATTGTAGAACGCGAACGCGAGATTCAAAACTTCAAACCCGTAGCTAGTTATTCTGTAACCGCTGAGTTTACTAACGAAGCTGGAAAAACAGTAAAGGCGAAATTGCCTAAAAATTTCAATACTAAAAAAGAAGCGGAAGATTTCTTGAATAAGAATATTGGTTCCACCTATAAAGTAGGAGAGTTAGAAACAAAACCTACTAAAAAATCACCTACTGGACCTTTTACCACTTCTACTTTACAACAAGAAGCAGCACGTAAATTGTATTTCCCTGTTGGAATTACTATGCAATTAGCGCAACGTTTATATGAAGCAGGGTTAATTACTTACATGAGAACCGATAGTGTGAACTTGTCGAAAGAGGCCATGGAGGCAGCTCAGGCAGAGATTATTAAATCGTACGGAAAAGAATTTTCCAAACCACGCACATTTACAAACAAAAGCAAAGGCGCTCAAGAGGCTCACGAAGCAATTCGTCCAACCGATATGTCGCGTCATACGGTGAACATTGATAGAGATCAAGCCCGTTTGTATGATTTGATTTGGAAACGAACTTTGGCTTCGCAAATGAGTGATGCTGAATTGGAACGTACCAATGTGAAAATTGAAGCAGACAATCACAGTGAAGTATTCACCGCTTCTGGCGAAGTATTACTTTTTGAAGGGTTCTTAAAAGTGTATTTGGAAGGAAATGATGAGGATGATGAAGAACAAGAAGGAATGTTGCCAGCGTTGAAAGTAAACGAACGTTTAGACAATAATTTCATTACGGCTACCGAAAGATATTCTAGACCTGCGGCGAGATACACCGAAGCATCTTTGGTGAAAAAATTAGAAGAATTGGGAATTGGTCGTCCTTCTACTTATGCACCAACGATTTCTACCATTATCAACAGAAATTATGTTGAAAAAGGAAACCTTGACGGTCAAGAAAGAAAATACACGCAACTGATTTTGCAATCAGGTAAACTAGCTGAGAAAGTGTTAAAAGAAAACACCGGATCAGATAAAGGTAAATTAGTTCCTACAGATATTGGAACCATCGTTACCGATTTCTTGGTTAAAAATTTCGGAGCTATTTTAGATTATAATTTTACGGCAAAAGTAGAGCAAGATTTTGACGAAATTGCCGAAGGAAATATTGAATGGGCTAAGATGATGCAGGAATTCTACGATAAATTTCACCCCAATGTGAAAGATGTAGAGGCTAATGCTGATAGAGAAAGTGGCGAGAGAATATTAGGTACGGATCCAGCAACTGGGAAACCGGTTTCTGTTCGTTTAGGAAAATTTGGACCGATGGCACAAATTGGCGATGCTGAAGATGAAGACAAGAAATTTGCCAGTTTAAAAATCGATCAGAATATTGGAAATATTAGTTTAGAAGATGCTTTGAATTTGTTTTTATTGCCTAAAAATTTAGGGCTGTACAAAGGAGAAGAAGTTGAGGTGAGTAATGGACGTTACGGACCATACGTTCGTCACGGAGCGGCTTTTATTTCGTTGCCAAAAGGCGAAGATCCTCTAGATGTTTCTATGGAAAGAGCCCAAGAATTAATTGACGAAAAAGCTCAGGCTGATGCGCCAATTGCTATCTATAAAGGATTGGGCGTACAAAAAGGAGTGGGTCGTTTTGGTGCTTTTATCAAATGGGATGGCCTTTTTATTAATGTTAGTAAGAAATACAATTTTGACAACTTATCTCAAGAAGATATTGAAGAATTGATTGAAGATAAATTGCAAAAAAATATTGATAAAGTAATTCATAATTGGTCTGAAGAAGGAATTATTGTAGAAAAAGCCCGTTGGGGTCGCTCGGTAATTACAAAAGGTAAAATCAAAATTGAATTGAGCAAAGACGTGGATGCAAGCAAATTGACTTTGGAAGCAGTACAAGAACTGATTGCGAAGAAAACCCCGGCCAAAAAAGCACCCGCTAAAAAAGCTACTGCAAAAAAGACTACTACAAAAAAGACTACTGCAAAAAAGAAATAA
- the miaB gene encoding tRNA (N6-isopentenyl adenosine(37)-C2)-methylthiotransferase MiaB produces MEKVIEESKQGESLVLEHKKENTKKLFIESYGCAMNFSDSEIVASILSDNGFNTTQNLEEADLVLVNTCSIRDKAEQTIRKRLEKYNAVKRINPKMKVGVLGCMAERLKSQFLEEEKIVDLVVGPDAYKDLPNLLAEVEEGRDAINVILSKEETYGDIAPVRLMSNGITALVSITRGCDNMCTFCVVPFTRGRERSREPQSILKEIQDLWDKGFKEITLLGQNVDSYLWYGGGLKKDFENASEMQKATAIGFDQLLETVAIAFPKMRIRFSTSNPQDMHEEVLHVIAKYPNICKHIHLPVQSGSNRILKEMNRLHSREEYMTLIDKIRTIIPNCSISQDMIAGFPTETEEDHQDTLSLMDYVKYNFGYMYSYSERPGTLAGRKMEDDVTEETKARRLQEIVDLQQQHAWFRSEEFIGQTVEVLVEKVSKKSKEEFSGRNSQSITVVFPKENYKIGDFVNVKITSCTSGTLKGEAVGLSEMN; encoded by the coding sequence ATGGAAAAAGTAATTGAAGAAAGCAAACAAGGCGAAAGTCTCGTTTTAGAACATAAAAAAGAAAACACCAAAAAACTCTTTATAGAAAGTTATGGTTGTGCGATGAATTTCTCTGATAGTGAAATCGTGGCTTCTATTCTATCCGATAATGGATTTAATACGACCCAAAACTTAGAAGAAGCCGACTTAGTATTAGTGAACACCTGTTCTATTCGTGACAAAGCCGAGCAAACAATTCGCAAGCGTTTAGAAAAATACAATGCCGTAAAACGCATCAATCCCAAAATGAAAGTGGGTGTGTTAGGCTGTATGGCTGAGCGATTGAAAAGTCAATTTTTGGAAGAAGAAAAAATAGTAGACCTAGTTGTGGGTCCCGATGCCTATAAAGATTTACCCAATTTACTTGCTGAAGTCGAAGAAGGACGTGATGCCATAAATGTGATCCTTTCTAAAGAAGAAACCTACGGAGACATTGCTCCCGTTCGATTGATGAGTAATGGGATTACCGCTTTGGTTTCCATAACCCGTGGATGCGATAATATGTGTACATTTTGCGTAGTGCCTTTTACACGAGGTCGTGAACGCAGCCGCGAACCCCAAAGTATCTTAAAAGAAATTCAGGATTTGTGGGACAAAGGATTCAAAGAAATTACCTTGTTAGGACAAAATGTAGATAGTTATTTATGGTACGGTGGCGGATTGAAAAAAGATTTTGAGAATGCTAGCGAAATGCAAAAAGCGACCGCAATTGGTTTTGACCAATTATTAGAAACAGTTGCAATTGCATTTCCTAAAATGCGCATCCGATTTTCGACATCTAACCCGCAAGACATGCACGAAGAAGTACTTCATGTGATTGCTAAATACCCAAACATTTGCAAACACATTCACTTGCCTGTTCAATCTGGAAGCAATCGAATTCTGAAGGAAATGAATCGTTTGCACAGTCGTGAAGAATACATGACATTAATTGACAAAATCAGAACCATCATACCCAATTGTTCTATTTCTCAGGATATGATTGCAGGGTTTCCAACTGAGACTGAAGAAGATCATCAAGACACCTTGAGTTTGATGGACTATGTCAAATACAATTTTGGTTATATGTATTCCTATTCCGAACGCCCAGGCACATTAGCCGGACGCAAAATGGAAGATGATGTTACTGAAGAAACCAAAGCGAGACGCTTACAAGAAATAGTCGACTTACAGCAGCAACACGCTTGGTTCCGATCAGAAGAATTTATTGGACAAACCGTGGAAGTTTTAGTTGAAAAAGTATCTAAAAAATCAAAAGAAGAGTTTTCAGGACGTAATTCACAAAGCATCACGGTAGTTTTTCCAAAAGAAAATTATAAAATAGGTGATTTTGTCAATGTCAAAATCACTTCTTGCACTAGCGGAACCCTAAAAGGAGAAGCCGTTGGTTTAAGCGAAATGAATTAG
- the secG gene encoding preprotein translocase subunit SecG — MSTFSIFLVLITIVCFLLVVVIMVQNPKGGGLSSSIGGSQMLGGVQKTTDFLDKSTWTLATILIALILLSSLSFTGSLSDTDSKIIEKTEAPATTPTSPAAPAAPATK, encoded by the coding sequence ATGAGCACATTTTCAATTTTTTTAGTTTTAATTACAATAGTTTGCTTTCTATTGGTAGTAGTAATCATGGTTCAAAACCCTAAAGGAGGCGGTTTATCTTCTTCTATTGGTGGATCTCAAATGTTAGGTGGTGTACAAAAAACTACTGACTTTTTAGATAAAAGTACTTGGACATTAGCGACTATTTTAATTGCACTTATTTTACTTTCAAGCTTAAGCTTTACTGGTTCTTTAAGTGATACTGATTCTAAAATCATTGAAAAGACAGAAGCTCCAGCTACTACACCTACTTCGCCAGCAGCTCCAGCAGCTCCGGCTACAAAATAA
- a CDS encoding co-chaperone GroES has translation MGLNIKPLSDRVLIEPVAAETKTASGIFIPDTAKEKPQKGTVVAVGNGTKDHTMTVKIGDTVLYGKYAGTELKLEGKDYLIMREDDILAII, from the coding sequence ATGGGATTAAACATTAAACCACTTTCAGACCGCGTTCTTATTGAACCAGTTGCTGCAGAAACTAAAACTGCATCAGGAATTTTTATTCCAGATACTGCTAAAGAAAAACCACAAAAAGGAACTGTTGTTGCTGTTGGTAACGGAACCAAAGATCACACGATGACTGTGAAAATTGGCGACACTGTACTTTATGGGAAATATGCAGGTACCGAATTAAAATTAGAAGGAAAAGATTATTTAATCATGCGCGAAGACGACATTCTAGCAATTATCTAA
- a CDS encoding LptE family protein, whose protein sequence is MKNIPYICVVLIALTFSSCSVYNFTGTGKIDAKTFQVNFFQNNAEIIEPGIDRTFTLTLQDLIQNQTNLNLVKNGADLTYEGEIIDYRISPMTATADQQASQNRLKIRVNVRFTNKKTEKDDFEKTFEFFYDYPATAQLNGSTLNKALDEIFERITQDIFNESLAKW, encoded by the coding sequence ATGAAAAACATACCTTATATATGTGTTGTTCTAATAGCACTCACTTTTTCAAGTTGTTCTGTATACAATTTTACAGGGACTGGAAAAATTGATGCCAAAACATTCCAAGTCAACTTTTTTCAAAATAACGCTGAAATTATTGAGCCTGGCATTGATCGTACCTTTACCTTAACGCTACAGGATTTAATTCAGAATCAAACCAATTTAAACTTGGTTAAAAACGGCGCTGATTTGACTTATGAAGGCGAAATTATAGATTATAGAATAAGTCCAATGACGGCTACGGCTGACCAACAAGCGTCTCAAAACCGACTGAAAATAAGAGTCAATGTGAGGTTTACCAATAAAAAAACGGAAAAAGACGATTTTGAAAAAACATTCGAATTTTTTTATGATTACCCAGCTACTGCTCAACTTAATGGTAGTACATTAAATAAAGCTTTAGATGAAATTTTTGAAAGAATAACACAAGATATTTTTAATGAATCATTGGCCAAATGGTAA
- a CDS encoding DedA family protein, producing MNNFDWTQLLNPEFYITLSIGGFQVGLYIVLFIIFAETGLFAGFFLPGDSLLFLSGIYSGDLIANVIVIDNDFINVTLLALLIAISGIIGNTVGYWFGAKSGYYLFKKEDSFWFKKKYLLQSKDFFEKYGGKAIIYARFLPIFRTFAPIVAGIVSMDKKKFMFFNTLSSFLWSFVLVFSGHYLYGVFLNYGIDLKEHIEMIVIGIILISTLPVFMKLLKKRPQDT from the coding sequence ATGAACAATTTTGATTGGACTCAATTACTAAATCCAGAGTTTTATATTACGCTCTCCATTGGCGGTTTCCAAGTGGGTTTGTACATTGTTTTGTTTATCATTTTTGCCGAAACAGGACTTTTTGCAGGCTTTTTCCTTCCAGGGGATAGTTTGCTTTTTTTATCAGGTATTTATAGTGGGGATTTAATTGCCAATGTGATTGTTATCGATAATGATTTTATCAATGTTACCCTATTAGCCTTGTTAATTGCTATTTCTGGAATTATTGGAAACACAGTAGGGTATTGGTTTGGTGCCAAAAGTGGGTATTATTTGTTCAAAAAAGAAGATTCTTTTTGGTTTAAGAAAAAGTACTTGTTACAATCCAAAGATTTCTTTGAAAAATATGGAGGAAAGGCTATCATATATGCTCGATTCCTTCCCATCTTTAGAACTTTTGCACCCATAGTTGCCGGAATCGTTTCTATGGATAAAAAGAAATTCATGTTCTTTAATACGCTAAGTTCTTTTTTATGGTCGTTCGTTTTGGTCTTTTCAGGACACTATTTATACGGTGTTTTTTTAAATTATGGGATTGATTTGAAAGAGCATATTGAAATGATCGTAATTGGGATTATTTTAATTTCGACCCTTCCGGTTTTCATGAAATTATTGAAAAAACGACCACAGGATACATAA
- a CDS encoding tetratricopeptide repeat protein, translating into MNVTDYTYLINKPDAINEKQTEALSHVLEDFPYFQSARALRLKGLYNQNSFKYNQALKVTAAHTTDRTVLFDFITSGTFTAIQKGYYDKKVLELLDINVVDSEVIAAATIEINENLESGMVTSTTDEETTETKLAEEKLEIGKPLDFSTNEKHSFQEWLQLSRIQPIVRENQEKSGTASLNETQKKKLELINKFIETNPKIPAVKNETTSNATFDLNKEDHSMLMTETLAKVYLEQKKYQKAIQAYEILILKYPEKISFFADRISDIKILQQNNNN; encoded by the coding sequence ATGAACGTAACTGATTACACCTATTTAATTAACAAACCCGATGCGATCAACGAAAAGCAAACGGAAGCATTGAGCCATGTTTTGGAGGACTTTCCGTATTTCCAAAGTGCCAGAGCTTTGCGTCTAAAAGGGTTGTATAATCAAAATAGTTTCAAATACAATCAGGCTTTAAAAGTTACAGCGGCTCATACTACTGACCGAACTGTTTTATTTGATTTTATCACTTCAGGCACTTTTACAGCAATTCAGAAGGGCTATTACGACAAAAAAGTATTGGAACTTCTTGATATTAATGTAGTAGATAGCGAAGTTATTGCAGCTGCAACAATTGAAATCAATGAGAATCTTGAAAGCGGGATGGTCACATCTACTACGGATGAGGAGACAACCGAAACGAAATTGGCAGAAGAAAAGCTAGAGATAGGGAAACCTTTGGATTTTTCCACCAATGAAAAACATTCGTTCCAAGAATGGCTTCAGCTTTCCAGAATCCAACCTATTGTTAGAGAGAACCAAGAGAAATCAGGTACAGCATCGCTAAACGAAACGCAAAAGAAAAAACTGGAATTGATCAATAAATTTATCGAAACCAATCCGAAAATTCCAGCAGTAAAAAACGAAACTACCTCAAATGCTACTTTCGATTTAAATAAAGAAGATCATTCAATGTTGATGACAGAGACTTTAGCAAAAGTATATTTAGAACAAAAAAAATATCAAAAGGCGATTCAAGCTTATGAAATATTAATTTTGAAATATCCAGAAAAAATTAGTTTCTTTGCAGACCGCATTTCGGACATTAAGATTTTACAACAAAATAACAATAATTAA
- a CDS encoding heavy-metal-associated domain-containing protein: MKKYITVVLLMFIGFSVQAQVKKNKNAKYVTEVNGNCEQCQKRIQKAAFSVEGVKSVVWNIETHQLNVILNEEKCSLLDVKKAIAKVGHDTDEVKATDAVYEKLHHCCLYERN; encoded by the coding sequence ATGAAAAAATATATTACCGTAGTGCTTTTAATGTTCATCGGATTTTCAGTTCAAGCACAAGTCAAAAAAAATAAAAATGCAAAATACGTTACAGAGGTGAATGGGAATTGCGAACAATGTCAAAAACGAATTCAGAAAGCTGCTTTTTCAGTTGAAGGGGTAAAATCTGTAGTTTGGAATATTGAAACCCATCAACTGAATGTCATTTTGAACGAAGAAAAATGTTCTCTTTTGGACGTAAAAAAGGCAATTGCTAAGGTGGGTCATGATACCGATGAGGTAAAAGCTACTGACGCAGTTTATGAAAAATTACACCATTGTTGTCTTTATGAAAGAAATTAA
- a CDS encoding YcxB family protein, whose translation MDKEIIIKPNFVFKDYFKANLFLALNKPYYYIMLPTILFFLCFDLFYISQGSKKIIELLYFPDVVFILLPLIILLSVYKLTKTRLSNVKLKENIFIKFNTEYLEDVGDSFNMKYFWKDIFKILEKKEWFLIYIDKKCAKVIRKADLNDNQYNELKELFDSLNIKKSLK comes from the coding sequence ATGGATAAAGAGATTATAATAAAACCGAATTTTGTTTTTAAAGATTATTTTAAAGCTAATCTATTTTTAGCTTTAAACAAGCCTTATTATTACATTATGTTACCAACAATTTTGTTTTTTTTATGCTTTGATTTATTTTATATATCTCAAGGTTCAAAAAAAATTATAGAATTGTTATATTTCCCTGATGTAGTTTTCATTTTATTACCTTTAATTATTTTACTTTCAGTTTATAAACTTACCAAAACTAGATTATCAAATGTAAAATTGAAAGAAAATATTTTTATAAAATTTAATACTGAATATCTTGAAGATGTTGGAGACAGCTTTAACATGAAGTACTTCTGGAAAGACATTTTTAAAATTTTAGAAAAGAAAGAGTGGTTTTTGATATATATAGATAAAAAGTGCGCAAAGGTCATCCGAAAAGCTGACCTAAACGACAATCAATACAATGAATTAAAAGAATTATTTGATTCATTAAATATTAAAAAGAGTTTAAAATAA
- a CDS encoding sigma-54 interaction domain-containing protein gives METVQSIKQRFEIIGNDPKLNRAIEKAIQVAPTDISVLVIGESGVGKESIPKIIHSLSHRKHGKYIAVNCGAIPEGTIDSELFGHEKGAFTGATSTREGYFEVANGGTIFLDEVGELPLTTQVRLLRVLENGEFIKVGSSQVQKTNVRIVAATNVNLFNAIEKGKFREDLYYRLSTVDIGLPPLRERKDDIHLLFRKFAADFAHKYKMPVLKLDENAIQLLQKFRWSGNIRQLRNVAEQLSVLETNREISALTLQSYLPSEGTNLPSIISDKKSDSDFNTEREILYKVLFDMKSDLHDLKKLTLELIKNGSSKVQETNQSLIKKIYGSQENENEIHFEETPRAAILKAPKEEEEYDDEEDNYLFAETIEAEEEILKLEQKEIEMIKRSLEKNKGKRKAAADELGISERTLYRKIKQFDL, from the coding sequence ATGGAAACAGTTCAATCAATAAAACAACGATTTGAAATTATTGGAAATGACCCAAAATTAAATCGTGCCATAGAAAAAGCTATTCAGGTGGCTCCTACCGATATTTCGGTATTAGTAATTGGTGAAAGTGGGGTTGGAAAAGAAAGTATTCCAAAGATAATCCATTCTCTTTCGCATCGAAAACACGGAAAATATATTGCTGTCAACTGCGGAGCAATTCCCGAAGGAACTATTGATAGTGAACTTTTTGGTCACGAAAAAGGGGCTTTTACAGGTGCTACCAGTACCCGTGAAGGCTATTTTGAAGTTGCTAATGGCGGAACTATTTTCTTAGATGAAGTAGGCGAATTGCCTTTAACCACTCAAGTGCGTTTGTTGCGTGTTTTGGAAAACGGCGAATTTATTAAAGTAGGTTCGTCACAAGTTCAAAAAACCAATGTCCGAATTGTGGCTGCTACCAATGTGAATTTATTCAACGCCATTGAAAAAGGAAAGTTTAGAGAAGATTTGTATTACCGTTTGAGTACGGTTGATATAGGCTTGCCGCCATTGCGAGAGCGCAAAGACGATATCCATTTATTGTTTCGAAAATTTGCAGCTGATTTTGCTCACAAATACAAAATGCCGGTATTGAAATTAGATGAAAATGCGATTCAATTGTTACAAAAATTTCGTTGGAGTGGAAACATCCGTCAGTTACGAAATGTAGCCGAACAACTATCGGTTTTAGAAACCAACCGAGAGATTTCTGCACTCACACTGCAATCTTATTTGCCTTCGGAAGGAACAAATCTCCCTTCGATCATTAGCGACAAAAAAAGTGATAGCGATTTCAATACCGAAAGAGAAATTTTATATAAGGTCCTTTTCGATATGAAAAGTGATTTGCATGATTTAAAAAAATTGACTTTGGAATTGATCAAAAATGGTAGTTCCAAAGTGCAAGAAACCAATCAAAGTTTAATCAAAAAGATCTACGGCTCTCAAGAAAATGAAAATGAAATTCATTTTGAAGAAACTCCTAGAGCAGCCATTTTGAAAGCGCCTAAAGAGGAGGAAGAATATGATGATGAAGAAGACAACTACCTTTTTGCAGAAACGATTGAAGCCGAAGAGGAAATCCTAAAATTAGAGCAAAAGGAAATTGAAATGATCAAACGTTCTTTGGAAAAAAACAAAGGAAAAAGAAAAGCCGCAGCAGATGAATTGGGAATTTCAGAGCGAACTTTATATCGAAAAATAAAACAATTCGACCTTTAA
- the groL gene encoding chaperonin GroEL (60 kDa chaperone family; promotes refolding of misfolded polypeptides especially under stressful conditions; forms two stacked rings of heptamers to form a barrel-shaped 14mer; ends can be capped by GroES; misfolded proteins enter the barrel where they are refolded when GroES binds), with product MAKDIKFDIEARDGLKRGVDALANAVKVTLGPKGRNVIIGKAFGGPNVTKDGVTVAKEIELQDPLENMGAQMVKEVASKTNDLAGDGTTTATVLAQAIVKEGLKNVAAGANPMDLKRGIDKAVEAIVEDLSKQAKVVGSDSEKIKQIASISANNDEVIGELIANAFAKVGKEGVITVEEAKGTDTFVDVVEGMQFDRGYLSPYFVTNPEKMEAELESPYILLYDKKVSSLKELLPVLEPVAQSGKPLLIIAEDVDGEALSTLVVNKLRGALKIAAVKAPGFGDRRKAMLEDIAILTGGTVISEERGYTLENTTIEMLGTAKRVTIDKDNTTIVSGAGDADTIKNRVNQIKGQMETTTSDYDKEKLQERLAKLAGGVAVLYVGAASEVEMKEKKDRVDDALHATRAAVEEGIVAGGGVALLRAKAVLSKVKADNADEATGIQIVSRAVEAPLRTIVENAGLEGSVVVAKVAEGKGDFGYNAKTDEYVDMLKAGIIDPKKVTRVALENAASVAGMILTTECALIDIKEESAPSPMGGGMPGMM from the coding sequence ATGGCAAAAGATATAAAATTTGATATTGAAGCACGTGACGGATTAAAACGTGGTGTTGATGCATTAGCTAATGCAGTAAAAGTAACTTTAGGACCAAAAGGACGTAATGTTATTATTGGAAAAGCTTTTGGTGGACCAAACGTAACCAAAGATGGTGTTACAGTAGCCAAAGAAATCGAATTGCAAGACCCATTAGAAAATATGGGAGCTCAAATGGTGAAAGAAGTAGCTTCTAAAACCAATGATTTAGCAGGAGATGGTACAACAACCGCTACAGTTTTGGCACAAGCTATCGTAAAAGAAGGTTTGAAAAACGTGGCAGCTGGTGCTAATCCAATGGATTTAAAAAGAGGAATCGACAAAGCAGTTGAAGCTATTGTGGAAGACTTGAGCAAACAAGCCAAAGTAGTAGGAAGTGATTCTGAAAAAATCAAACAAATTGCTTCAATCTCAGCAAACAATGACGAAGTAATTGGTGAGTTAATCGCTAATGCTTTCGCAAAAGTGGGTAAAGAAGGAGTAATTACTGTTGAAGAAGCTAAAGGTACAGATACATTTGTAGACGTTGTAGAAGGAATGCAATTTGACAGAGGATACCTTTCTCCTTATTTTGTAACCAATCCTGAAAAAATGGAAGCGGAATTAGAAAGTCCGTACATTTTATTATATGATAAAAAAGTATCTTCTTTAAAAGAATTATTACCTGTATTAGAGCCAGTGGCACAATCAGGAAAACCTCTATTGATTATTGCAGAAGATGTAGATGGTGAAGCACTATCAACTTTAGTAGTAAACAAATTACGTGGTGCCTTAAAAATCGCAGCAGTAAAAGCCCCTGGTTTTGGAGACAGAAGAAAAGCCATGTTAGAAGATATCGCTATCTTAACAGGTGGAACTGTTATCTCTGAAGAAAGAGGTTATACTTTGGAGAACACAACCATTGAGATGTTGGGTACTGCAAAAAGAGTGACCATTGACAAAGACAACACTACTATTGTGAGTGGTGCTGGTGATGCGGATACAATCAAAAACCGTGTGAACCAAATCAAAGGTCAAATGGAAACTACTACTTCTGACTACGATAAAGAAAAATTGCAAGAGCGTTTGGCTAAATTAGCTGGAGGTGTTGCCGTATTGTATGTGGGGGCTGCTTCTGAAGTAGAAATGAAAGAGAAAAAAGACCGTGTTGATGATGCGCTTCACGCTACTCGTGCCGCAGTTGAAGAAGGAATTGTTGCTGGTGGAGGTGTTGCTTTATTGAGAGCAAAAGCAGTTTTAAGCAAAGTTAAAGCAGACAATGCTGATGAAGCTACCGGTATCCAAATCGTTTCTCGTGCTGTAGAAGCACCTTTGAGAACTATCGTTGAAAATGCTGGTTTAGAAGGTTCTGTGGTAGTAGCTAAAGTAGCTGAAGGAAAAGGTGATTTTGGTTACAACGCTAAAACAGACGAATATGTAGACATGCTAAAAGCAGGTATCATCGATCCTAAAAAAGTAACTCGTGTAGCACTAGAAAATGCGGCTTCAGTTGCTGGAATGATCTTGACTACAGAATGTGCTTTGATAGATATTAAAGAAGAATCGGCACCAAGTCCAATGGGCGGAGGTATGCCAGGAATGATGTAA